The genomic segment AATATAAAACCAAACTGGTCCATTCCCATCCTTGGATTTGGgagttttataaaaaaataaaataaaaaaaataaaaaaaactctcTCAAAACACTGATATAGGTTGAACATCACTGCCTAGAAAATCCAAAACCTGAAATGCTTAACAATCTGAAAGTCTTGGAGGGACACAACACCACAGTGAAAACTGCCCCACCTGACTCCATTGACAGAGCAGAATCAAAACGCAGGTGCCTTAGAAGTAGTGAATAAAATGGCACTCCACTGTGTTTGAAGGGGATAAACACCTAACAAATGagttttgtgtttatatgtttatattcatgTCTTGTCCCCAAGACAACTCACCATGAATGTTCAACTATCCCACAGCTCAGAAGGAAAGCCAAACCCAAAAAACACTTCTGGTCCCAAGCACTTCTGATAAAGGACAGTCAACCCGTATCAACTGAAGGGCTCAAGTCTGAATGCCTGGTTGAAGCTTATTTTTTATAGCCAGACTTAGAAGGAGACATGAAAAGGGAAGAAATGTGTTCCTCATCCCTTCCACCTGCCCTTCCAGGCAACATTAGACCCACAGAGCCTTGAACAAGCCATGAGAGAGCCACCAGGGTTTGGAAGTAACCCAGCTCAAAAGGTTCAACATACTTGGTCCGGAAGTCATCAGAGGCCAGCTTGGCATTGTCGATCTGCACGACCAGCCTGGAGTTCTCAGACTTAGCACACAGAATCTGAAACAACGGTTCCAATGTGAGATCTACTTGAAATTGAGTATGTCTCCCTATCCAAAGAAAGGCAGCTGCTTCCAGGCTTTTAGACAAATCACCCCCTCACCTTCTGCTGCAGCTCCTCAATGGTCCTGAAGTAGGCCTGGTAGGCAGGGCACACCAGAGGGTCCTGCTGCTGGTTCCTCTCCTGGATCCGACATTCCAgctctgcattctctctctccagctgcctCACCTTCTCCAGGTAGCTGGCCAGGCGGTCATTCAGGAACTGCATGGTCTCCTTCTCATTGCCATTGAAGGAGCCCTCACAGAACCAATTGCAGTTGCCCACATTGGCGGGGATGTTGCAGGCCCCGGGCAGGGTGCAGCCGTGGCAGCTGTTGGGCACGCAGGGCCGGGAGGAGCAGCTGGTGCGGCAGCTCAGGGCAGGCAGGCAAGATTCACAGGACATGGTGTTGGGAGAGGTGATAGGAGAGTGGTGACCTTCTGGAGGTAGATGTGGGTGAGGTTTGAGTCTCTCCGTCCTTCATGGGCCTTTTATACCCTTAATAGTGGGTGGGGGCTTGAAAAATAGCATAATTTCCTTTCCTAATGCTTCAGCtaatttttcttcaaattatGCTACTTAGATTGCTTCCAAAGAGTCCCCCCTCATCctataaaattattccattcaGCTTGTGTCACAGCAGCCTCTTCCTGGGTACAAGTGGTTGATGAAATCAGAGTTTCATCAGATGGCTTCAAAGGAGGCAGATTCATCACAGTCCTGAAAGGTTCACCCCATTACTCAGAGGGAAGGATAGCCAGGGACGTGAGGTGGGGTTGTTTGGGAATCAGAGATTCCTTTCCTGGGAGGTTTCTGCTGATATAATGATGGCAAAAGTACTTTGGGTAAACATCCTTCCCATTGGCCTGTCCTCTAGACACATTTCAGCATTCAGGGGAATCATCCTTGTAGAAGAAACTCAGGCTGGACTAGCTGCAAGGAAGCTGATACTTGGATACTGGCTGCACCTTGGGAAATGTGCAGATAGACAGACTAGAAACAGTTGTGTGATGGTGCTTGGGAAATGAGAATGTGAAATGAAAGCTGGCtaactggctggctggctggctggctggatggatggatggatggatgggtggatggatgggacAGGCAGTCAGATGGATGGGGATTGTTCTAAAAGGAGATTTGGCCAACTATAGGCCACAGTCTGTACAGAGTGTGGAGCTGTACTCTTGGTGGATAGTGGAACCTTTAAGGGGTGGAGCCATTGGGTGGGTTCTGTGGCACtgaaggaaatacacacacacacacacacacacacattcacacataaacacacacacacacacacacacgcacacacacacacacacacatacagagctATACTTTTCTATCCTTAAGAAGCTAAGTCATGTGTTGGGTcaataataatcaaaattatTAATGATCCTAATAGATCTTCCCATTTGACAGTGTTTCCATGAACACCACTTTCCATGCTTTTCTTGACAAGTGTGTAAAGTAGTTGGAGATGAGCTGTTTATCCCTTCATTACCTCTGGGGAAACCAAAATTCAGGAAATTCACAAGAACATCAAGCTGATGGTTCTGACCAGCATCCAGGTACCGGTGAGTGGGCTTCATCAGAGCCAGGGAAAACGTCTCACCTGTCGAGAGTCTACAAGTCCCTTGGGGCCAAGCTGACTTTTGCCTCTTGAGCTGATTCAATCAGTCTGTTTGGGAGGAGAAAGCCCTATCAAAAGTTTTAAATGTGCTCCCTCAAGTTTTTCAAAGCACACCCAAGACTAAGAActgatgttttgccatgtgtctaTTGATGACCATGGAACACCAGGAAaccatttttaaaagctatttggAAGGTTTTGGGGAACTGTAGAGCACATTTATTTACAATATTAAGATGTGTCTGAAAAACATATCATGACTCATGGATCCTATATGTTTTGTTCATAACCATAGTACCCCTCCACTGCAGACATTATTTCTACTTAAATCATGGGCAGAGCTCTCTGTCTGGGGGAGGGCTGCATTTCTTTAATACTCAGTTTGTGAACAACAAACCTGTTTGCTTGAGGATCAGCTTGACTCTTATGAAGCTATTCAAAGAGGAGCTGGGAGTAAGGCAGACAAGTTAGGtaatcaaaagcaaacaaattgtATAATTATATCAATTATGAGCCATTATTGCCTTTAGAGGGGCCTGACAAAAAATTAGTTTGGAATGTACCTGTGTGAGGAGCTTGTGCATAGGGGACATCTTTGAAGAATGTCATTGACCTGGATGTAGACATTCCATTCTTCGTATTGTATGGTAGAGTCTTGTGTGGAACCTGGTTCTAATAATCAAATGTGAATTTAAGCAAGTTTCCAAGCCTCGGtgtcctcatttgtaaaatgggttTAATTCTAACACTGTTATAAATATTCATTGTGATAACATCCTACTATGGTGAACACCTATAGGTAAGAGCTATATTGGTTTCTTGTTGCTGCTGTCATGAATTCCCACAAAGTTAAAGACTTAAAAGAACTCAAAATTATCCATTAAAATCCCGTAAGTTAGAAGTCCAAAACTGGTCTCAAATCAGAGTTTTATGCTTTGCTAAAAATCAAGAGATCAGGAAGCATTTCTACATACCAAACCATGGAAAATCCCAAAGGGGATCGGTGAGAAGACTCAATGGGTAAAGACACGTGATGCCAAACCCAGCaccatgagttcaatcccagggactcacacagtggaaggagagaatcgacgCCTGTagattgtcctctgatttccgcATACATGCATGGCACAGGAccactctcttacacacacatatacacaaaatatgtaaatacatttaattttttaagatttcttagaGGACCAGAGTCTCAAGCATCAGAAGTAGAACTATAAAACCTGTAGATGAAAATCTGTGTGAATCTGGGTTTGACACCAAAAGCTCAGGCAACcaaaagaaaaactgaataaactttctccaaaataaaaCTCCTGTGCATCAGAAACTCAATcaaggggctgaagagaagcctcagcagtaaagagtgctaactgctcttacagaagacccaggttcagtccccagtacccacatggcagctcagagccCTCTGCAATTCTAtttccaaggaatccaatgccttcttctggcctctatgggcatggcacacacacacacacacacacacacacacacacacacacacacacacaaaacacacacacaaaacacacacacacacacatgatacacttacatatatgcaggcaacactctcacacataaaataagttaaattttaaaaataaataaagaactatGTCAAGAAAAGAAACATGGTCTAGAAATATAACTTGGTGATCCAGTACTTGCTTAACGTGTGTAAGGTCCTGAGCTCAGGGTCCAAACACCAGAAAGTGAGGTGAATAAACCAAGGAGTTCTCAAACTGGGGGAAAATATCTACAGACCATATATCTGGTGGGAAATAAGGTCTAGAATTTATTATGAACTCCtataaccaaaaaaaacaaacaaacaaacaaaaaaaaaacaagagaaaccaTCTTAAAAATGGATAAGAGACTTCAACTGACgattctccaaagaagatacataaatggcaatttttaaaaatgcccaaTGTCCTTAGTCATGAGGAACATGCAAATGGAAACCACAGTAAGGTCCCACTTCACACCCATTCTGTTGACTACacttcaaacaaacagaaaataagaagTGTTGGCAAGTGTCTGAGAAATTGGAACCTTGTGCTCTTCTGGTGAGAATTGTAAATGGTGCCAACACTGTGGCAAAGACACAGTGTCTTGGTCATGTCCATTCACAAGACTGTGGTTCAAAAGAGTAGGTTGATAACATGCTGAGGATCCTCTGGGGTTTTATGATGTCGACGCTTGTCATTTCTGTGGATTTTTCTTCCAGTTAAAGGAAGTTGCCCTTTCTTGATAAATACTGCTGTCCTCGGTCTCCAGAGCTTGTCTCTTTCAATAGTTAGATATTTATTTCCAGTGCCAACTCAGCGGTTCAGGTGCCAAGGTTCTGTGTCTTAGGGCGATAGCACTTGTTGGGGTCTAACTTTATGCCTCTTAACAAATTGTGATTGACTTTTGATTGGGAGCTGCCCTTaagtgtctcttcctgctgcaccACCTGGCATCTACGGAGTAGGAACTGGTTAGATTGACATAAGGAAAGATGTCCCATGGATGAACTGATGGATCTTCTCAGTCAGTGACTGGAAGCCCAGGCAAGTcatgaaaacacacataaaaaagagGAAGACATCCTGAGTATGGTGGGGAAAGCCAGGGAGGTCCTTCACAGGGTACCCCTGAGGTTACGTGGGCCACAATTACGCAGCATCATAGAGCACCAGATCCAAGGATctcactgagggaaaaaaaatgacttttccaGAGCCTTTTTGCAATCCCTAGCTCATGGCTTCAATTTCAGACTTGGATATCAACAGCTCTGAGAGAATCCACGTCGTGAGAGAAATACAGAAACGATGAAGGGGAAACAGTAGCCCAGCGTTGGGCAGCCTCACCCTCCTTCCTGACAGCTGCTCTGCCTCACCCACTGGTCCATGTGAGCCATCTGCCCATCGAGACTCAAGCCATTGTAAAGCCTGACTTtcaagtggctttttttttatagagtcCTCAAGCAGTGAGTGGATGGTAACAAATGAACAGCAATAAGAAGAGCATCTGCTTTGGACAGGAAAACGTTTATTGTGAGATTACAAGGGAGGGTCACTCGTACTTGAGAGTCCTCTGGGCAAGCCAAGGGAGAATCAGGTCCTTCTGAAGGAAAAGGCAGACAGAGAATGGTCTGGAGAAGGGTGCGGTAGCTGACGGCACAGTTTCTGGGGCTGTCATCCCAGGACTGGGCTGGCtactcattttgtgtttttatgcctGTTTTGTGGCATGAACCAGAACCGGGTCAGAGATCTGGAGCACTAAGCCCTGTGTCCTGTCCCCTTTGGCATCCCTCAGGTTCTAGCGCACAAAGGTGTTGCATGGCCCACAGCGGGGCCGTGGGACACAAGGTGTGCAAGGGGCAGGGGGTGGGCATGGTGTGCAGGGATTGGAGACACAGGGCCCGATGGGCTTGCCGCATGCGTTACTTGTGGCACACGGATTGCAGGGTAGCctagaaacaaaaaaatagaacagaaagGTGAGGTGAGGCAGATATATAACCACATAGTAGAGAGTCCCCAAGAGTAGAAGTCCTGTCAGGACTTGTCCTGGCCTAAGAATACTCAGTTCCCCTCtactagaaaaaaatctttaaatcacTAAAACTCTCCCTATTACAGAGAGCCACAAGTACTACACGGACACCCCAAATCTATGTACTCCTAGCTGTTGACCTTGAGAGGATTACTGCCTTCTCCAAGCCCCAGCTTCCTTACAAGGAGACCTGGAAGAACACTGCACCAACCTACCTGAGGGGTAATTACACAACCAGATAAGATAGTGTCTAGCTTAAGCTGTCTGTACAATGAAGTATTGTAAAAAGACAGCTCACATGACCCTACAAGTTATCACAGTAGAATACAAAGACAGCTGTGCAGTCTCAGTTCGTACACAAACAACTGTGCTAACAAACCACTTGATGTTTTTGATGACGGCCATGGTGTTTGGTGAGTTCTGTTTGAGCATGTCAGGTGGgaaggtgtgatttttttttccccaaggtaGACAATGTCTGAGGGCTCCGACTGAGTCCTAAACTCCCTCGTGAGCTCTTATCAAAGCCTTCCTTCTATGCACTCACTTGCAGTCCTCGCTCTCCAGCAGGCCCCGGTACGTGTTGATCTCACACTCCAGCCGGGCCCGGATGTCCAGCAGCACCTGGTATTCCTGGTTCTGACGCTCCAGGTCAGCCCGGATCTCACCAAGTTGGGACTCCACGTTGGTGATCAGACACTGCACCTGGGACAGCTGGGAGCTGTAGCGAGCCTCGCTCTCTGTCAGTGTGTTTTccagagagtttctctgtggggGAGAAGACAAAGGCTGTCACAGAGCTGTCCCCTCTAAAGGTTCCTGCATGGCCTCCCAAAGGAGTCACAGGCTTCAAGAGTGAAGGAGAGGGAGTGACCCCAAGGGCACCGCAGTGACTCTGCCCCCTGACTCCACACTGCCCAGCAGCAGGTGTGGACACTACACACCAGGTTGTGCTGGGCCTGCAGCTCGATCTCCAGGGCGTTGACTGTGCGTCTCAGCTCGATGATCTCTGCCTGGCAGGACTGCAGCTGCTCTGAGCTGGACACCACCTGCTTGTTCAGCTCCTCGGTCTGCAACAGacaagggcagagacaggatcagACCCTGCTTCAGGGTCCTGGGGGACTCAGTTCCTGGGTGACCATGAGCTCAGATGCCCACCTGTGTGGTGAACCATTCCTCCACTTCTCTGCGGTTGGTTTCCACCAGAGCCTCGTACTGACACCTGGTCTCATTGAGCACACGGTTTAGGTCCACAGTGGGAGCAGCGTCTACCTCCACGTTGAGGCGGTCTCCAAGCTGACAGCGTAGGGTGTTGACTTCCTACAGATGTATAAATTCACAGTTACTCCCCGTCAATGAGTCTCAGAAATACCCCTGCCTGTGGAAGCCGTCCTAAGTCTATTTCCTCCGGAAAGAACCTTGGAGTGAAGCAGTCAATTATATCAGCTCAAGGCAAACAATCTCCATGAGCTCAGCTCCTCCTTCACCAGTACCCTGCCATGACACTGGCTTCAGGAAACTCCCAAGGGTTTGCTGAGCTGCTGCTGAAGAACAGGCTAACAGACAAGTTTCCCAGATTGGAAACTGTGAGATCCTTGAATGCAAAAAGACGGCTGGACCGATTCAGATTGTATGTCAAATCTTCTTGCTaccaaaaaagaagcaaaattgtGTCAAAGCACCTCCCAGGAGAAGCCACTCATTCCTCACCAAGACTTCGGAAGAGTGCAGGCAACATTCATCTACCTTGACTTACTGATCTTAGCAAGAGAACAATCAGATCACCAATATAGCAAGTCTGGAACTCTACAGCTTGGTGGCCAATTGCCAGCAAATGGAGATGTCTGGGAAACCATACATGGGTTTTTAATGTGAGGCATATCCTGTCTGAGAACATGGGCAAGTTCGTTAGGCTCTTCATCTGGTCTCACCTCCTCATGGTTCCTCTTGAGACACAGCAGCTCCTCCTTCAGGGACTCCACCTGTGCCTCCAGGTCAGACTTGCACAGGGTCAGCTCATCCAGGATCCTGCGCAGGCCGTTGATATCTGACTCCACCAGCTGCCTCAGGGACAGCTCTGTCTCATACCTGAAAAAGGACAGGGTCAGAGCAGCAGCTGGTGGGTCTTCCAGACTCCGAACAATAATCCTTGCTAGACGCCGTTTGCCTTGCCTTCCTACTTCCTGCAATGAATAGACCCAGGGGACAAAGAGTTCTGGATGCTCCATCAAAACCCAACCTTGTACTTTTCTGGTTTTGTGATTCCTTTTGCTTGGTTCTACCCCCAACATCTTTTGCGGAATTATTCACAACTAACAGATTGTCTGCTATTTGGAAAAGCTATGGAAATCTCTTTCCTTAACTGGAGGTTAAGACAAAGAAAAGGATGCTGGTGTGAACGCCAAACAACTCACTTAGTCCTGAAGTCATCTGCAGCCAGCTTGGCATTATCTATCTGTACCACCAACCTGGCATTCTCAGACTTGCTGCACAGGATCTGGGGAAGGAGAGACCACATGAATTAGTGAGCgtgagaaataaatataaaaccatCAACTTCTTTAACAGGGTTATTTTGAAGGGAAAATGGAAAAGCAAGGATCATTGTGAGATAGAAACAAGAAACACTTCTCTACCTCAGGCTGAGAACCATAGCAAGTTACCATCACTTAGACATGACAGCATGGCCCCTCACCTTCTGCTGCAGCTCCTCAATGGTCCTGAAGTAGGCCTGGTAGGCAGGGCACACCAGAGGGTCCTGCTGCTGGTTCCTCTCCTGGATCCGACACTCCAgctctgcattctctctctccagctgcctCACCTTCTCCAGGTAGCTGGCCAGGCGGTCATTCAGGAACTGCATGGTCTCCTTCTCATTGCCATTGAAGGAGCCCTCACAGAACCAATTGCAGTTGCCCACATTGGCGGGGATGTTGCAGGCCCCGGGCAGGGTGCAGCCGTGGCAGCTGTTGGGCACGCAGGGCCGGGAGGAGCAGCTGGTGCGGCAGCTCATGGTGGGCAGGCAGCAGTTGTatggcatggtgctggagggAGTGAGGTACCTGGCTGAAGACACAAGAGTGGATTCTCCAAGCCTCGGAACTCTAGATCTCCTTCCTCTGGTGAGAATTTATAACCCTTCTACAGAGGGTGTGGACACAGTATGTAAAATGTTTCTTCTTTGTACTTCTTCACTGGTGTTCAGACGCCCTCTCCATCAGTCTGTCATTTGCCTCCCTCAGAGGAGTCCCTGGTCCCATAAAATTCTTTACTTGAGCTTCTTGCTAAGTCAGGACTCTTCTTCTGCCATTACACCCATGAAATCAGAGTTCTGCGGTATGCTTTCAAAGAAGCCACACGGTCCAGCCCTGGTCAGCTGGGTGTTGGTCCATCCCAGTGACATTCTTCTGTATGACAAGATCCTGAAGACCCATAATCAACCTCCTGTCCTAGCTAACCTGgcattgagagagaaagagagagagagagagagagagagagagagagagagagagagagagagagagagagagagagagagattgcttaAAGACATTACATTCACTCACAGGCATCAACTCTTGTTCCTTGTGATGAGAGACAACTCTGAATGCTGCCATATTCCAGGCCAAGGATGGATGACTGTGGTGGTGATTTGGGCTGATCTGAGCCTTGACTAGGAAGGTTGGAGAGCCCTTTGTGGTTTACAGGGCCATGTAATGCCCTCTGTTATCACTTAAGAGAATGGTAGAGATTTTAATAATCACCTCGAGAACAGAGAAGTTTCTGGAAGGAGAGACAGTTTTGAAAGAGGTCTGAAAAATATTAGCTGATGGGTCAGTGTAAATTCATTTAAACTGTCTAGGAAAAGAAACGTGGGAATAAGGACGTGTTTATCAAACTTTTACACGGGACAGcaatcaaaacagaacaaatggGCTCATTAGGAAAGTAAAGAGATAACCCAAAGAGGTTAGGAATACAGGTCTGTGGTAGGTAGAGCACTGCCTACTATATGCAGtgtcctggattcaatccccagcaaggTAAAGAGATAGCCCAAAAGGATCTCCCCAGGCAAGAAATCACTTTATCTTAAACTTGAGCAAATTGGCTCTATAGTATATAACATATCCATGTCAGCTTTAACattaaaaatcacttttaaatTTCCAGTTAAACTTTCTAACATTCTGCCCAATTCTCTAAGTTCAAAGTAtgtatatacaatgttctgttcTGGATATCCAAGCTCCAGCCCTACTGATGTGCATACAGATGTTCTAAGGACCAAGGGTTCAAAAGTATGAAAGGAAGGCTATGTTATATCATTGAAGCCAAGGGCCTAGATGCTAGGGGGGAAAACACTGAGGTACCACCTATAAGCACAGGATTTGACCAGGGGTGGAGGGCCTGAGCAGGGGCAATGGAAACAAGCTAGAAATGGACGGCATGGCAGTGAATGGGACCAAAGTTCTGAGGATGAGATGGCCCAAATTAGGAGTATAAAAGTTATGTAATTATAGACACTACCAGATACTGCCTGCATCTCCAGAGCATCACCCCAAGCTCCTGTGGCTTTGGCTGGCAGCCAGAGCTTCTGCTTTACTGTCAAC from the Peromyscus eremicus chromosome 8a, PerEre_H2_v1, whole genome shotgun sequence genome contains:
- the LOC131916396 gene encoding keratin, type I cuticular Ha1, coding for MPYNCCLPTMSCRTSCSSRPCVPNSCHGCTLPGACNIPANVGNCNWFCEGSFNGNEKETMQFLNDRLASYLEKVRQLERENAELECRIQERNQQQDPLVCPAYQAYFRTIEELQQKILCSKSENARLVVQIDNAKLAADDFRTKYETELSLRQLVESDINGLRRILDELTLCKSDLEAQVESLKEELLCLKRNHEEEVNTLRCQLGDRLNVEVDAAPTVDLNRVLNETRCQYEALVETNRREVEEWFTTQTEELNKQVVSSSEQLQSCQAEIIELRRTVNALEIELQAQHNLRNSLENTLTESEARYSSQLSQVQCLITNVESQLGEIRADLERQNQEYQVLLDIRARLECEINTYRGLLESEDCKLPCNPCATSNACGKPIGPCVSNPCTPCPPPAPCTPCVPRPRCGPCNTFVR